The Hippopotamus amphibius kiboko isolate mHipAmp2 chromosome 13, mHipAmp2.hap2, whole genome shotgun sequence sequence CTATGTTTAAAGAGAGAGCCCAAGGTCCAAAGAAGGGAAGGCCCTGATCGAGGTGGGGCTTGGAGGGGGAGGATGAGGCGCGgcatggcaggggtggggatggggatggtgtTGGCGGGTGGATCATGAGGGTGGTTGGCACGGTTAACCTCCTGGTGGTGAGTCCGGACGGCCTCCTTCCAGGCTGCCTGCTAGTATCCTGAGACCCAGCAAGCCAGCCGAGAACCAGGAACCGCACTCTGTTCAGAGGGGAACAGCACAGAGGAGGCTGAGGGCTCTGCCTCGCCCGTCTGCGAGGAAACTTCCCCCTGGCTTCCGGATACAGGTGAGGAATCTTGGGCCCTCCTGGGGGCGCAGAAGTCTGTGAAGACCAGGTTTAAGGCCACCAGCATGTGAGTAAGGAAACTGCAGGATCCCCAGTCGAGGATATAGGCGGATTACCCATGAGACTGTGCCAAGGGAGTTTCTGCTAATATTTTCACCACCGAGGCCAAGAGAGGTTGTTCCATCTCCGTTTGGGCCCACTTTTTCCTTTGGAGCTTGCATTTCCCCACCTGGGGCCCCGATCCTCCCCCACTTAAAGCTCACAGCTAAAAAATGTCAGGCGTATGTTAGGACAGATGGCTTAAAGGTCATCCGGCTAGCGGCACCATTCAACACAGGCAGCCTCCCCGCAGCTCAAGCTGACTTGGCCCAGGTAAGACGCATAGAAAACCTTCCTCCCaccttttgatttcttcccttTGAGCTCACAGTTCCTTTAGTCTGGTCCGTCCTAGAAGCATGAGTTTTCCTAACTGCGCTCTACTTCCACCCACGAGTTGAAAGTTAATCCGTTACCTTTGGCCACCTAAGTCTCTAGAAGGCAAGGATCGTTACTGGTCTGTTTTTGCTCCTGAAAGTCAtgtgcatttctttctctttttttctttaatttgtttttttgttgaagtacagttgatatacaaaattatatgttacaggtgtacaatatagtgactcTGCTTataattatcataaaatattgggTCTATTCccagtgttgtacaatatatccttgtagcttattttatacctaatagtttgtacctctttctctcctacccctatattgcctttcccccacttccctctccgcactggtaaccactagtttgtacTCTATATTATCTGTGAGTCAGCTTTTTTTTACCCCCTgtaccatgtggcttgtgggattttagttccccaaccagggagcaaacctgCGCCCTCAGTTGTGAGagtgtagagtcctaaccactggaccaccagggaattccctgcttcttttttgttatattcatttgttgtattttttattccacGTATGtgttattatacagtatttatctttctctgacttatttcatagCATAATACctttcaagtccatccatgttgctgcaaatggcaaaatttcattctttttgatggctgagtagtattccattgtatttatataccacatcttctttatccattcatctgttgatggacatttaggttgctcccatatcttggcaattgtaaataacactgctgtgaactttggggtgcatgtatcttttcaaattagtgttttcatttttcccagatatatacccaggagtggaattgcagggtcataggtagttctatttttagttttttgagaaatctccacactgttttccacagcagctgcaccagtttacattcccaccagcagtgcacgagggttctcttttctccacatccttgctgacatttgttatttttttttaaagattgattgattgattgatttttggctgcattgggtcttcgttgctgcgcacaggcttctctagttgtggcaagcgggggctacactttgttgtggtgcacgagcttctcattgtggtggcttctcttgttgcaaagcatggactctaggtgcttgggcttcagtagttgttgttcataggctctagtgtgcaggctcagtagttgtggtgcacgggcttagttgctccaaaacacatgggatcttctgggaccagggatagaacccatgtcccctgcattggcaggcagattgttaaccactgtgccacaaatGAAGTCCAgacttttgttatttatattctttttgatgatagccattctcacaggtgttCTGTGCGTTTCTAAACTGATGACTGCTCAGACAACAGTAGACTTAACTTTGCAGCCCTGTGAAGGTTCAGTATATTTCCACTGTGTATGACTTGTTCAAGGGCACAGAGCAACTTGAGTTAGAATTGGAACCCTAGTCAGGAGATTCATCTCCACCTTGACTCTTTGTACTAAAACCTTTTTTCTCATTATTGCCttgcctttcatttcttctctttttctttcataggcTGGATCCAGCACCTGTGGACCACCTGTCTATACCCTGTAGCCAAAGACCACCAGGAACAAAGTTGTATTTACTGATTTGTTGCAAGGAAGGAGACTGTGTACATGCATAGATGAGGAGTCATGGGGCTTCTCAGCACAAGAGACTTAGAATAGAACCTGGACTTGTGTTAAGTGATGTAGGGGAAGTCTCAAGGAAGCAGGGGTTTGCTCAGGACTGAATGCTGTCAGGAAGCAGGATTGAATCTATGCTCAGGAATTTCAGTTTTTATACAGAAAGTAAGACAAAAGCAGCAGTGCAAAAGCCATGATTGGTGAAGAGACAGCTGTCACTTGTGTTAGCTGGGGGCGGGTAATTTCTTTGGTTTGCACAGTGTCTAAGTTTTTGTCTGTGCTGAGACATGACTACAGAATGGTCTTTTGTCAGCCTTGTCTGAGGTTGGTGATCTGTGAGACTGGCTCTGTTCAGCAGTAGAATGTTGCAGCCTAGTTCTGAGTGCCTGATGGTAGGGACTACTTTTCTCTTGGTCATTACAAAGGCAAAGACTTGATCCTCAAGTTCCAGCTTTTTTTATATCCTAGTCTCATGTCTTCATGGTGGGATAGGGGTCCTCACATtttaagaggaagaggaggagggacgGATGAGAATGAGGAGGGGGATTTCCTTGGGGGTGGGCAGTGAAATAGCATCTTAGCTTAGAGGATTCATATCTCTGTCACCTGAAGGGATCCAGGGTTCCATTCCTATACCTGGACAGAATGATACTGCAAAGCCATGTTGAGGGGGCAGCGGAAGGAATTAGGATAACACTGGTGTGCAGATGTCTTATGAATTACTGGAGGAAGTTCCAGgtagaggggtggggagggcaatAAGAAGTGGCCTTTCTTAGTACAGATAATCCTCACttagaaagagtggatatatgtgtatgtataactgactcactttgctgtacagcagaaactaacacaacattgtaaatcaactatactccaataaaaaattaataaaaaaaagaaatgtaatccaCTCTCCTAGGAAACATAGATAGGATGACTGTACCTCCCAATTTTCTGGTACATCCCTGATTTTAAGTAATATAACTATTCGATTACCTTGGATATAGTTTGGCTACATATTGTATCAttctatacaattttttttaatttttattttttagtgagggGAATCCATTACATGATGGATCCTCTGAGAAGCAGACAGCAAAATGGGATTCGAAGTGCAAGAGATTAATTAGGGGAAACACCTATGAAGGTGCAAAGGTTCAAGGGACCAGGAGTCTGCAGGGAGAGTCCCCTGCAATACAGGTCTGACCCTGtgtaaagagagagggaaagaaggactGGTGAGGAAGAACCTCAGAGCACAGTGAAGTTCTGAGAAAATTGTGGCCAGGCCTTTGGGGAGTGCCCAGGCTAAACTTTCCCCTTGCAGGGGTCACTTCTCTGGTGGGAATGGTTCCCTACTGGTGCCCCTGCCCTGCTCAGTCATGGCCCAGAGGCAGCCAGGGAAAGAATGGCCCCTGTGCCCCTGGGTGGCAGCCGAGGTTATCCGTCAACTCCTGCTCTTGACAGCAGGTTCTGTTAGAGCCATCTGAGTGGCACCCTCAATGGCCATAGGTTTCTTCCTTTACtgatacctctttttttttttttttgagtcattgAACCAGGTCAAGTCCTCCTAGAAGCAGAAGCCAAGACAGGATTAGAGATGCAAGAGATTTGTTAAGAGAAATGCCTGTGAAGGATTaaagggggaagagaggaagggaaaaaccTATACAAATGTGATTTAAACTATATACTGCTGGTGAATAAATACATTCATAGACATGTTTTCTTTGGTTTGAAGCCTCTATTAAGTCATATGTCCTGCATTTTGGCTTGGGAAATATGGTTTCTTTATAGGTCGTGTTAAGCGATGATCCTGGAATGTAGAAAGTGCCAACAAGGTGACGGAGGCAGAGCAGAAGAAGAAGTGGACCCTCTGCAAGTTCACCTGTGGCCGCGTGGACCTCGTCCAGCCATTGGACACGGCCTATCAGCAGCTGATGCAGCTGTACAGCctggggcggcggcggcggaggaagCTGCACTCGCTGCTGAGGCGCCTGCAGGAAGTCAAGACAGAGGCGCCACCCACGGAGGAGCGCGGAGGAGCCAGAGGTGGTGAAGACGCTCTGTGCCATGTGATCATCCTGCTCAAGATGGTGGGTAGCATGGTGGGCGTCTACAATGGCAAGACCTTCAGTCAGGTGGATATGAAGCCTGAGATGATTGGCCACTACTTGGGGGAGTTCTCATCACCTACAAGCCTGTGAAGCACGGCCAGGCATCAGGGCCATGCACTCCTCCTGCCTCATCCCCCTCAAGGAGCCGTCTGGCCAATGAAGGTACAGACTTCtctctaaaagaaagaaagaaattggaacTTAAAGCATCAAACAAACACGGTCTGCCTCAACTACTGTTATTTGCATGGCTCCTTTCTGTGAGGGCTTTCCAGGTACCCTCTCCCTTACTGCTTCTCAGCTTCTCAACAGGGGTGGTTTTGCCCCACAGGGGACATTTGGTGATGTCTGCAGTTATTTTGGGCTGTTACAGTTGAAGCCAGTGTTCTGGGGGAGTAGGCTCTCCTCtccttgcagaaagaattcagagagcAGACAGGGAGGTCAAGAAAGCAaagcggggacttccctggcagtgcagtcgttgaaaatccaccttccagtgcggggaatgcgggttcaatccctggttgggaaactaagacacatgccatggggcaacagCCCATGTGCTttagggcctgcatgccacaactagagagtccaagtgccacaactactgaacccacatgctctggagcccgtgcaccacaactagagaggaggcCACGCAaagcaacgaaagatcctgcgtgctgcaatgatgatcccatgtgctgcagctaagacccgctgcagccaaataaataaataaatattaaaagaaagaaggaaggaaggagaaagaaagagggagagagagaaaggaaagaaggaaggaaggaagaaaggaagaaagaaaaaaagaaagaaaggtgaggattttttttttcattttttttttatttttattttttatttttttgggggtacaccagtttcaatcatctgtttttatacacatatccccgtattccctcccttccttgactccccccacctcgagtcccccccaccctccctgccccagtcctctaaggcatcttccatcctcgagttggactccctttgttatacaacaacttcccactgactattttacagttggtagtatatacatgtctgtgctactctctcgcttcgtctcagtttccccttcaccccccgccccctcccatacctcgagttctccagtccattctctgtatctgcatccttgttcttgtcactgagttcatcagtaccatttttagattctgtatatgtgagttagcatacaatatttgtccttctctttctgacttacttcactatgtatgacagattgtagttgtatccacctcattacatatagctccatctcatccctttttatagctgagtaatattccattgtatatatatgccacatcttctgtatccattcatttgttgatgggcatttaggttgcttccatgtcctggctattgtaagtagtgctgcaataaacattatggtacaagtttcttttgggattatggttttctttgaggcacgagtatacaatggaaaaaagacagcctcctcaataagtggtgctgggaaaattggacagcaacatgtaaaagaatgaaattagaacacttcctaacaccatacacaaaaataaactccaaatggattaaagacctacatgtaaggccagacactataaaactcctcgaggaaaacataggcagaacactctatgacatacatcaaagcaacatcctttttgacccacctcctagaatcatggaaataaaatcaagaataaacaaatgggacctcatgaaacttaaaagcttttgcacagcgaaagaaaccataaacaagactaaaaggcgaccctcagaatgggaaaaaataattgcctatgaaacaacggacaaaggattaacctccaaaatatacaagcagctcatgaagcttaataccaaaaaagcaaataacccaatccacaaatgggcggaagacctaaatcgacatttctccaaagaagacatacagatggccaacaaacacatgaaaagatgctcaacatcactaatcatcagagaaatgcaagtcaaagccacaatgaggtatcacctcacaccagtcagaatggccatcatcacaaaatctggaaaccacaaatgttggagagggtgtggagaaaagggaactctcctgcactgttggtgggactgtaagttggtacagccgctatggaaaacaatttggaggttccttaaaaaactacaaatagacctaccatatgatccagtaatcccactacagGTGAGGATTTATTTAAGGGATGGTAGGCTGTCTCTTAGAGCTGAGTAGCTGGGCTGTCTCTTTGGCAAACTAGTTATGTGGGATGTAGAAATGAAGGGGTGGAATATTCATCGCGGAGGGAGGGGTTTGGGGTCGTATTCCCTGATTTTCATTCTAGCTTCACCTTGCTGAGGGGAGGAGTGTTCTTTGTCCTTATTTAGTCTTGATTGGAAGTGTCATGGAGTCGGTGCTTGACGGGAACTTCTTATCTGCAAGGTTTTATTGTGATGAGAGCATCACTAGTGAAAGGTTACATTCAGACGCCAGAGATTCCCGCCTTTCCCcacctttctttgtctgcctcCAGGACAtttatcaccccaaaatatgTGGTTTCCTGTCAGTTCAGAagttcctgtttttctgtttctgctcaAGAACCCCCATTGTTTACAAGATGTATGGTTTCCTGCCATTTGACCCATGTCACATCTAGCTATCTGCCTGCTCTAACATTCCCCCTTCAAGGAGTCTGGACCCTTAAAATCTTTTAAGGGGCAAAGCGTCGATGGTCCATCTTTTCTGTAACTGTGTCAAGCTGAGCACGGGCACTGTCCCTACCTATGCGTCCAGATCTCCTTGCTGTCTGTCAGAGATGGGGTCTTGGGGTTGTTTACAGTGGTGGAGATGGAGTGGATGGTGGTAGTCTGCATCTTCAGGTGGGATGGATTGAAATCCCTGATGCATCATCATTTGAAGCTAGAGTTTTCTGAAGCCGTGGGATTTTTTTCGCTTGGAACCTCAGATTTCAATAAAGCAGTTAACAGAGAGAAGTTGGAGTAAGTCTGAATATAGTTATTAGTGATATTAAACATTAGTCCAGAATATTGTCCAATCCCTATGCTGGTCTTCTCTTGTGTATTGTTAACCATCATTATGCTTTTATTGtgagttttagttttatttattccagTCACTAGGTTCTTCCACCAGATAGTGACGTTCCCCATATATTGGATATTGGCAGTCTGGTTGGTGTCTGTCACCCAGTTGCGATTACTAAAAATTAGAGTGTGATTGTAGTATGTTTCACCCTAATTCTTGTACCCAGATGCTAATAGCAGTAAAACAAAGGCTAGCTTTGCCTAAAAACTGAAATACCCTTCCCTCTGATTTGGAAGAGGGTTTCTGGTCCAGAGAGTTTGGCCTCCAACTCGTTCCTGCCCCGGTCCTTCCTTCCTTACCACACTGGGTGGTAAATGTGAACCCAGAATATTTTGCTGTTAGCCCCACCAAGTCCTTCAAGGAGGCAGGGAGTCCTAAAAGACGTAGGTCCTCTGGGGAGGTGCGGCTGTGGGGGCAGCTCCAACAGTCAGATGAGTTCGTAACTTTAGCAATGGCATTCATGGTGTCTGAGAGTGGATGTGTGTAAGCTGGAGCTGTGCCAATGTGAATGACAAGGAAGACCATTAGAATGGGTGTGGTGAAAGGAGACATGACTTCATGAGAAGCAAAAGAGCAGAGAAACCTGGAGAGTTTACTGGAAAGGGAGGGTATTGATGCCTGGAAGGGAAGTTATTAGCTTTCTTTAAGGTGATTTTTACAGGAGTGACAAACTTTGTTTACCCTGGGATTCCCTGATCCAGACCTGTGGATctgtagggttttttgtttttttaatttggggggaataTTTTGGGCTGACCATAATGCATAATCCCGCCAAAAATAGGCCTTGGTTTTGGTTTTCAGGGAGAGTAAGAGTTGCCCCCGAAGCTGAGAGAAAAATCCCTTCCCAGTAAATGGACTGGGGCATTTAGGCATGACAAGAAACTTGTGTAACAAGAGTCTTTCCCCAGATGCAAGCTAGAGGAGTGGTGAAATGTTCTAGATTTGGTCTTCCTTCTATCCCAACAAGAGAGCAGGTTTCAGGGGCAAGGGGCCCAGCATGAGAAGTCAGGACAGAGTAAGTGGCCCTTGTGTTCACTAGAACCTGGACAAGCTTACATGCCACATCAGCGGTCACCTGTGGTTCCTCCCATGTGTTGATGACTGTCTTCTAAGGGAGCCTTGGGAGGTCCCAGATTCCGTCAATCAACCACTGCCATGGCTGGCCTAGGGGAATTTCCTTGCTCCCTTCAGAGCTGGGGGCAGTTTGCACCTCCATCAGCCATCTTCCTGCAAAGTGGGCATGGCATTTCAGGTGGAGGCTGGGACGTTTCCAGGGCATTCCTTGCTCTAGTGTTCGGGGCTCCTATAGCTTAAACAGGTTCCctttcctggtgggggggtcttcTAGGAGTACTTTTGGAATGACCAGGAGGTGAGTTAGGTCTTGTCATGACAGCTGCCAAAAGCCTGGCTTGCCGTCGTTCCTTCCTTAAGTCAcactgttctttcctttcttcctcagcCTGGTCTCTATAGTTAAAGACACTAAAGGCTGTGTCAATAAGAAGGTTGAGAGGGGTTTGGGGCCCA is a genomic window containing:
- the LOC130834437 gene encoding LOW QUALITY PROTEIN: 40S ribosomal protein S15-like (The sequence of the model RefSeq protein was modified relative to this genomic sequence to represent the inferred CDS: inserted 2 bases in 2 codons), giving the protein MSYELLEEVPESANKVTEAEQKKKWTLCKFTCGRVDLVQPLDTAYQQLMQLYSLGRRRRRKLHSLLRRLQEVKTEAPPTEERGGARGGEDALCHVIILLKMVGSMVGVYNGKTFSQVDMKPEMIGHYLGEFXITYKPVKHXPGIRAMHSSCLIPLKEPSGQ